CTTCGTTGTGTTTGAGCAGATTATTGTTGTCCTATCGGTTAATTGGTGAATTTCCATGATCGTTTGAGTTGCTTGTGGTCATATTAATGttctttggtgcccatcatatgagtgaGCGCGTGGATCATATCTTAGGCTAGTAGTACACTGATAGGACTATGCATATGGGGGCATAAGTGATTGAAACCTCTCCGGACCATGGAAATTGGTACATACTGGATTAAAgtgggaccaatatatcttaatgctatggttggatttTACCTTCATGAActtgttagtagttgcggatgctcgctaatagttccaatcataagtgcataaaattccaagtaagggattgCATGCTAGCAGAGACCTCTCCCACATATAAACTTGCGATGATGATCGGTTTAGTAACTTAGCTAATTTCCtagggacaattccgcacaccatACCACCACCTTGATCGGTTGGCCGGTATGGATCGTTTCCCTAATGTTTGAAGTGAACTCCCTTTGCTACTGGTATTTCCGCTatttttttctttaaaaaataAGGATAACCCCCGGCCTCCGCATCAATCGATGCATGCAACCATCTTTATTATTATCCAACAGAGTCTGACAGCATGAATACATGAATCAAACCGAAGCCACCTATCTGGCGAACAAAGTCGCAACACCTACAGTCTTGATAATGTGTCCGAACCGCATGAACGTGCACTATTTAATCCGGTGGCCTCACGTAGCTGCCCCACATGGGGCCGAATGTTTCACCCGGTCTGGCTGACCCGCAACACGCACCACATGCACACGCTCTAGATCTGCCTTATATATCCCTTTTACTTGTCTCTCCAATTTGGCATCCAGAATCAAGGGTAACACATTTAATGATCTAGTAGGGCCATTTTGGTATCTCCAATTTGGCATCAGGAATCAAGCTAGATGTAAGGAACATGATGCCATCATCGATGTATTGTAACAATCTTTTGAGGTACACAATCGAGCGTCAGTATTTGCTGGACTGCACTATGATAATGGACCTCGAATTGGTTCCTTACCTTTTATCTCCTTCAAAATGAACTGGGGAGACCAAATGAAAGAGACATACTGCCAAAATTGCAATTGTTTCTTGGGTTTTGAGTCCTCGAATGGAAATCTGCTGTAGCATGAGGCCCTCGTTTAACGAATACACACTGGTAGAAAGCAAAATGACTGTCGAATACTATCCATACAAATAAAGGAGATGAGAATCAAGGTAAGATTTTTCATGTATCACCGTTTTTGATTCAATTATGAAAATACGCTGTATTGGACTTACACCCCTAGTTACGCAGAAGTGCAAGCAAAGCGGATGACCCGATTCAGTATGCGCTGATGTGGATCGGTTCGGGATCTCTGTAGTTTCAATGGTAAGTAATAAAGGTCTTATACAAGTTGCATCAGGCCAAATTTCGTCTGCTTCACTACACGACGACGTAAGGTAAACAGAAGTAAACTGCGGCTACTTCCGTTAAACTCAGGTGGAAGTTGAGTTGCTTCGACATGGGCAGGGACCCCATCGCAAGTGCTGGTTGGGAAGCTCAGAGCTTTGACAGCGCTATGTCCATCACATCGACGAAGAAATCTGCATTCATCACCACCAAAAACAAGGGTCCAGTCAATTTTATGTGCAACTTGTACACAAATACtcattcgcaaaaaaaaaacttATACACAAATACTGTATGTACTACTCCCTTCATCCCAAAATAAatgactcaactttatactaagTTTAGTGCAAAGTTAGTACAAACTTGAGTCATTTATTTCTGGACGGAGGAAGTATTACACACATGAATCGAAGTGGATGAAACAACTTACCAGCGTCTTCCTTGGTGAAGCACAGAGGGGGAGTGATTCTGAACACGTTGCCGTAAAAGCCCCCCTTTCCGACCAAAACGCCCATATCTGCACTCCAAACCACCAAGTGAGTGCTCAGTGTTAGACGCAAAGGAGCTGTTTCAAACCAAGTACTCCTTCCGTTCGAAAATACTTGTTAAAGAAAtgcataaaaatggatgtatctagaattaAAATATGTTTAGATATATATATTCCTTCGACAAGTATTTTTGGACAGAAGGAGTATGCACTAGTACCTTTCATGTGCTCCATGGCCTGGCAAATCTCGTCTTTGGCCGGGGTCTTGAGCTGCCGGTCGGTCACAAGCTCCACGCCAAGCATGAAGCCTGTTCCCCTCACGTCGCCGATGACTGCAAGAGCAAAAGAGTTAAAGCCAATCCACCGTTTTTAATGTCTCGAACGATGTCGGGTGGTGAGCACAAACTTTGGTGCTTCTCCTGGAGGCCGCGGAGGCGGTCTTTGAGGTAGGCGCCGACGATGAAGGCGTTCTCCTGGAGCCTCTCCCTGTCGAGCACCTTGAGGACGGCGAGCCCACCGGCGGTGCACAGCGGGTTGCCGCCGAACGTGTTGAAGTAGGACCGCCTGGTCAGGACCTGCGCGATCTCCGGCGTCGTCACCACGGCGCCCAGAGGGATGCCGTTGCCGATGCCCTGCGTGCCAATTGCATACAAGTGGTCAGCAAAGAAAGAAAAAGGGCTAACGAAGAAGTGACAACTAGAGGGATGCCGTTGCCGATGCCCTGTGCACGCGCGTCTAGTTGTTTCGTGCACCTTTGCCATGGTGACAATGTCAGGGATCACGCCATGGGTCTCGAACCCCCAGAAGTGGCTACCGACGCGCGCGAAGCCCGCCTGGACCTCGTCGGCGATGCAGAGGCCGCCGGCCTTCCTCACAGCGTCGTACGCCAGGGGCAGGTAGCCAGGCGCCACCTCCACGATCCCACCAACACCCTGCGAGCCAAAGGGAAAACCTCAACTCTGCTGCTCACGTCATTTGCAGTACTACTGCCGCTCCGCACATGGGAGGAAGCTCTGCTCTGTTTTAGTGACTGATAGTGACTAGTCCGCGTACCTGGATAGCTTCGGATATGAAGCCGGCGACGTGGCCGGTGGTGCCGAACTCGATGATCTCCTTGACGTCCCGCGCGTACTTCTCGCCGTCCGAGCCGAAGGCGCCTCTGTAGGGGTCCGGGTTGACGGCATGGTGCACGCCACTCTTGAGCAAGCGATCAAAGAAAAGGTTCAGTGTTCCGGGCATCAAGGATCACTACTGTATTCTTGTTCTTCTGATCATACTACGTACGTACCTGAACAACATTGAACTTCCAGTTCTTCTGTGCGGTGGCACCCATGGTGCCGGAGGCGTTGCCGTGGTAGGAGTTCCGGAGAGATATGATATCGTGGGAGCCGGTGTACAGCCGCGCCATCATGATGGCCAGCTCGTTGGCCTCCGTGCCGGAGTTGGTGAAGAAGACGACCTATCATCCATCATGCACCCCGCAACGTGACGTTACTTTGTATACGCGACAAACCGATAATAAAAATGCAAAATTTTTGTTCAATTTATTAGTATGTGCGTGCGTGCCTTGAGATCGCCGGGCATCTTGGCGGCCAGCGCCTCGGCGAAGTCTGCGATGGCGTGGTTGAGGTAGAGCACGGTGGAGTGCTGCAGGCGGTTGGCCTGCGCGGTGATGGCGTCGATGATGTCGGGGTGGGTGTGGCCGCAGCACACGGTGGCGATGCCGGCGAACGCGTCCAGGTAGCGCCGCCCGTGCTCGTCGTACAGGTACTGTTTCTTCCCCTCCACAATGTTGAGCTGCAAAGGGCCATTAATTGTTTTGCAAAAGAATTTTACTTTACGTACTCGTACTTTGTTAGATGGTTTCAACAGAGAGATGGATCGAGAAAGAACACTGACGGGCTTGGAGTAGAAATGGAACAGGGAGGGGCTGAGGTACTCGGCGCGCTTCCTGGCGATCTCGACGGCGCTCGGCCCGTCGTAGGGCAGCGGCACGTGGTCGAACGCCGGCATTCTCGGCACCTCCACCGGCGTCCTAACCGCCGCGGCGAGCCTAGAGAACGATCTCCTAGCCCCCAGCATCTCTACGGCCCACCTGAATGGAATATGTTGTGATCACCCGATGTGATTCActtcccttgagtcgagtcgagtGTAGGAGAGGAGGAAGGGTTGACGAGAGAGTCGGGGTGTGGAGGGAGGGGTTTATAACCTGCAAAAGCTACTCTCTTGGGAATGAAATACTATCAATCAATCTGCGACTCTATTGCCAAAATACAGGAGCGCAGTTACCGGCAGCTAATTAGCTATGAATCTTTTTGAGCGTTTATTTGGCAATCTCACACGCGAGTGCTCGAAATGGATGCTGGTTTGCAGGGATTGGGTTATTAGTATTTCGCATCACCGGGAAGAGAAGGGGCTACGGTTAGCAGCTTGCTGTTCCCATGAATCTGGACAGTTTCCCTTTTGCGATCAGCGTTGTTGGGCTCACAGGCATGAACGGTACGAGACGTCGTGGTCTAGTTTTAGCCAACGTAACTTCACTGTACCTACTAGTGCTACCTGAGTGTGAGTGGTGAGTGCCTCGGAATTCTGCCTGGTTCATTGAACCTAGACGTGCCGTTGCAAAGACGAAAGAAGAACAAAAACAGAAGCGAGGGATACAAGCGATGGCGTTTGTTGTATCTGCCTCTTCGCTTCGATGCATCCTAAAACAACATTGTTACTGCTGTTTGTTTGATTGATTTGATTTGGACATGCTTTTAACTGCTACGTACTGCTAGGCGTGTTCAAATCCGGCGTCGGAAGAGACCATCGAAGCCCGGCCACCAGCGCGCTAGTTTACTGCGCTTCACAAATCACGTCTCCTAAAAAAAAAAAATCACGTCTACTCATACAAACGTACTCTCTCCGTTCATGAATATACGGTGTTTTTGATATTTTAACATGAAGTACATACGGACTGAAACGAGTGAACAAATACACTAAAATCCGTATGTACCCGTTCATAAATTTAGGAGCGGAGGGAGTAAAATATTTAGGGTCTCTTTGATTTAAAGGATTTTTATAGGATCTTTGAAGGATTATAATCCTTAGAAATTTTTTCTATGTTGatcgtttgattcgtaggattgaatcccgtaggattttttttcctaAGGATTCATTTATACTGCATTTCACAAGAATTCTAACATCTACTCCAACCTTTTGAAAGAAATCCTTTGTTTTTCCCGTGACACAATCAAACAAACTCAAATTCTATAGGGATTCAATGGACATGCTATTCCAATCCTACGTTTTTACCATTCCTGTGTTTTtgcaatcctatgaatcaaagaggcaGTTATATTTgagaaacagagggagtagtaattACAAAACACTACTATTGCTGATTTGTCGGTTTTTGTTTTCTTCTGGTTGTTAGACTTTTGGTGTTCggctgtgtgcatcctagttATGCAGAGCCCGGGTGTTACTCATAATGCTTTGTATCCACTTGATGCTACATTTTGAGTTAATAAAATCGCCCTTTATCGAAAAAAGTAATTACAAAACGAACCATGGCTTGAACTGAACCCGTGTTCCATGTGTGTCGATTGAGTGCTTCTCCTGCCTTCTACTTAGGAGGATATGGATGTGCCTCCTGCTGTTCAGAATCTCCGCTGTCTGTATATATTAACGAAAGTATAGTTTTTTAGAGGATTAACCAAAGTAGCTGAAATGAAAGCAGTTGGGTAAGTAGTCAGACACACGGCAGCATTTCTCTTAAACAAATCCATGGATTGGATTCAGACATATACGTGGTGTGACATTGATTAGGGAACAAACCTTAGCGATCTCAATCAATCAAGTAGTGTTAATTGCGACGAGGCATTAAAAACAACCAGTGGCATGGGCAAATGAATTAACAACAAATCATGTAGTAGTATCATGTATGTGCCTCAGGTTCATATGCTGTTTCGAGTTCTATGCATGATAGATAGTGCTATACATTATCTGAAGAAAGTTTGGACAACTGCGCAGATTAGTTTCGGCCCGTATTTATTTAATCTGGCCTACCTTGATAAAGTTGCACCATATTTGGTGCACGCGTTCTCCCTTCTAATGCTAAGTAGCTTcatcacacacacacagagagaacTTTGCATTATATGCTTCATTAAGGGCTTATAGAGAGGTAGGCTTAGGTTGAGCTGCCATGTATCGGTGTCGGATTGCCGTGATTTGT
This genomic window from Aegilops tauschii subsp. strangulata cultivar AL8/78 chromosome 4, Aet v6.0, whole genome shotgun sequence contains:
- the LOC109754438 gene encoding alanine--glyoxylate aminotransferase 2 homolog 3, mitochondrial, encoding MLGARRSFSRLAAAVRTPVEVPRMPAFDHVPLPYDGPSAVEIARKRAEYLSPSLFHFYSKPLNIVEGKKQYLYDEHGRRYLDAFAGIATVCCGHTHPDIIDAITAQANRLQHSTVLYLNHAIADFAEALAAKMPGDLKVVFFTNSGTEANELAIMMARLYTGSHDIISLRNSYHGNASGTMGATAQKNWKFNVVQSGVHHAVNPDPYRGAFGSDGEKYARDVKEIIEFGTTGHVAGFISEAIQGVGGIVEVAPGYLPLAYDAVRKAGGLCIADEVQAGFARVGSHFWGFETHGVIPDIVTMAKGIGNGIPLGAVVTTPEIAQVLTRRSYFNTFGGNPLCTAGGLAVLKVLDRERLQENAFIVGAYLKDRLRGLQEKHQIIGDVRGTGFMLGVELVTDRQLKTPAKDEICQAMEHMKDMGVLVGKGGFYGNVFRITPPLCFTKEDADFFVDVMDIALSKL